A genomic window from Gossypium hirsutum isolate 1008001.06 chromosome D12, Gossypium_hirsutum_v2.1, whole genome shotgun sequence includes:
- the LOC121224244 gene encoding protein CUP-SHAPED COTYLEDON 2 isoform X1: MEDQVAGNEDYGDKLPVGFRFLPTDVEFVTHYLINKVIYNPFSSFIFQEINATELYTKSPKNSVQFCNGEREWFFFIYMDMNIDNMHNKAIEKGGDELGFWQSIGDRKCVKDTNGNILATKSTFLYFSGSPSHGKKTHWRIDEFRLPIQFYTLHNSKEKWAAGRLTRGRDYTSF; the protein is encoded by the exons ATGGAAGATCAAGTGGCTGGAAATGAAGATTATGGTGATAAATTGCCGGTCGGGTTTAGGTTTTTGCCGACAGATGTAGAGTTCGTGACTCATTATTTGATAAACAAAGTGATTTATAACCCTTTTTCATCTTTCATTTTTCAAGAAATCAACGCCACTGAGCTTTATACCAAATCTCCCAAGAATTCAG TCCAATTCTGTAATGGAGAAAGAGAGTGGTTCTTTTTCATTTACATGGATATGAACATTGATAATATGCATAACAAAGCAATTGAAAAAGGTGGAGATGAATTAGGTTTTTGGCAATCAATTGGTGATAGGAAATGTGTGAAGGACACCAATGGAAATATTTTAGCCACCAAGagtacttttctttatttttcgggATCTCCTTCCCATGGAAAGAAAACACATTGGAGAATCGATGAATTTCGACTACCCATTCAATTCTACACTCTACATAATTCTAAg GAGAAGTGGGCTGCTGGGAGACTTACACGAGGCAGAGACTACACTAGTTTTTGA
- the LOC121224244 gene encoding putative NAC domain-containing protein 94 isoform X2, which produces MEDQVAGNEDYGDKLPVGFRFLPTDVEFVTHYLINKVIYNPFSSFIFQEINATELYTKSPKNSVQFCNGEREWFFFIYMDMNIDNMHNKAIEKGGDELGFWQSIGDRKCVKDTNGNILATKSTFLYFSGSPSHGKKTHWRIDEFRLPIQFYTLHNSKKIEGNNFTEVCNSSF; this is translated from the exons ATGGAAGATCAAGTGGCTGGAAATGAAGATTATGGTGATAAATTGCCGGTCGGGTTTAGGTTTTTGCCGACAGATGTAGAGTTCGTGACTCATTATTTGATAAACAAAGTGATTTATAACCCTTTTTCATCTTTCATTTTTCAAGAAATCAACGCCACTGAGCTTTATACCAAATCTCCCAAGAATTCAG TCCAATTCTGTAATGGAGAAAGAGAGTGGTTCTTTTTCATTTACATGGATATGAACATTGATAATATGCATAACAAAGCAATTGAAAAAGGTGGAGATGAATTAGGTTTTTGGCAATCAATTGGTGATAGGAAATGTGTGAAGGACACCAATGGAAATATTTTAGCCACCAAGagtacttttctttatttttcgggATCTCCTTCCCATGGAAAGAAAACACATTGGAGAATCGATGAATTTCGACTACCCATTCAATTCTACACTCTACATAATTCTAAg aaaatagAAGGAAATAACTTCACAGAGGTTTGTAATTCTTCTTTTTAA
- the LOC107946530 gene encoding UDP-glycosyltransferase 83A1: MAVRRGHVIVIPHAAQGHLAPLMKLSLQIAAHGVKVTLVNTEFIHEKVMASLPAKALEEDQRPPISLVSIPDGLEADDDRRDYVKMTESMRRVMPGHFMKLIENINSRSNGDEKISCVLADTAAGWALEVAEKMGIKRAAVLLSGPASMVLALHVPKLVEAGILDSDGTLKTDEPITLSEDIPSWSRSELSWSCSDDPVMQKLLFAYVSTAAKTFKFAEQILCNSFYELDPSAMKLIPKALPIGPFSTTNHFETFAGNLWPEDSTCLTWLDKQTPGSVIYVALGSTTMLSPNQVGELALGLELTTLPFLWVVRSNMTDGSTAEFPKGFMERVADRAKLVQWAPQEKVLAHPSVSCFLSHCGWNSTMEGLTIGVPFLCWPYFADQFHNRTYICDVWKIGLGLEKDENGIITRNELSSKINTLLSSDEIKANSFQLKGVARKSVAEGGSSFKNFKGFIDQI, encoded by the exons ATGGCGGTCAGGCGAGGACATGTAATAGTGATACCCCACGCAGCACAAGGCCATTTAGCTCCTCTCATGAAGTTATCACTCCAAATCGCCGCTCATGGAGTGAAAGTGACGTTAGTTAACACCGAATTCATTCACGAAAAAGTGATGGCTTCCTTACCGGCGAAAGCTTTGGAAGAAGACCAGAGGCCGCCGATAAGCTTAGTTTCGATCCCTGATGGATTGGAAGCTGACGATGATCGACGGGATTACGTTAAGATGACGGAAAGTATGCGGAGAGTTATGCCTGGTCATTTCATGAAGTTGATCGAGAATATTAATAGTAGGAGTAACGGTGATGAGAAAATCAGTTGTGTTTTGGCTGATACGGCGGCCGGATGGGCGCTTGAAGTGGCGGAGAAAATGGGAATCAAACGAGCGGCGGTGCTTCTCTCTGGACCGGCATCTATGGTACTGGCACTGCATGTTCCAAAGCTTGTTGAAGCTGGAATTTTAGATAGTGATG GAACACTGAAAACAGATGAACCGATCACACTTTCAGAAGATATCCCATCATGGAGTCGCAGTGAGCTGTCATGGAGTTGCAGTGACGACCCAGTGATGCAGAAACTTCTATTTGCATATGTTTCAACCGCTGCCAAAACTTTCAAATTTGCAGAACAGATTCTTTGCAACTCATTTTATGAGCTCGATCCATCTGCCATGAAATTGATCCCCAAAGCCTTACCCATTGGCCCTTTTTCAACAACCAATCATTTCGAAACCTTTGCTGGAAATTTATGGCCTGAAGACTCTACTTGCTTAACCTGGCTCGATAAACAAACCCCAGGCTCAGTCATTTACGTAGCATTGGGAAGCACAACCATGTTGAGTCCAAACCAAGTGGGTGAACTCGCACTCGGCCTTGAACTCACTACTCTCCCATTTTTATGGGTGGTGAGGTCCAACATGACTGACGGTTCAACAGCGGAATTCCCTAAAGGTTTCATGGAGAGAGTGGCGGATCGTGCCAAATTGGTGCAGTGGGCGCCTCAGGAAAAGGTGTTGGCTCACCCTAGTGTGTCTTGTTTCCTGAGCCACTGCGGTTGGAATTCCACCATGGAGGGTCTAACAATTGGGGTTCCTTTTCTTTGCTGGCCATACTTTGCGGATCAGTTCCATAACCGAACCTATATCTGTGATGTTTGGAAGATTGGTCTTGGAttggaaaaagatgaaaatgggATTATTACAAGGAATGAACTGAGTTCCAAGATCAATACACTGCTCTCTTCTGATGAAATCAAAGCAAATTCATTTCAACTCAAGGGAGTTGCTAGAAAAAGTGTGGCTGAAGGTGGGtcttctttcaaaaattttaaaggcTTCATTGACCAGATTTAA